The Methylomonas rhizoryzae genome includes the window AAACAAATCATTATCGACAGTTTGACTAAACCGTTTTTCATTCCGGCCAGTACGTCCATCCACAAACAAATGCAGATATTCAAGGCCGAAAAACTGCGCATCGGCTTGGTGGTGGACGAATACGGCGATGTGCAAGGCTTGGTCACCTTAGACGACTTGCTGCAAGAAATCGTCGGCGAATTGATTGCCGAGGAGCCGGCCATTCAGGCGCAAAAAGACGGAAGCTATGTTGTGGACGCCGGCATCAGCATACGCGAGTTAAATAGGGTAACTCATTGGGATTTACCCACCGAGGGACCGAAAACGTTGAACGGCTTGATTTTGGAATATATGGAGACCATTCCCGAGCCCGGTACCAGCATCCGTTTGCACGGATATATCTTGGAAATCATTCAACGCGACGACAATACCGTAAAATTCGTCCGCTTCCATCCTATCGACGATTAACTCTTGGACCTTGCTGTTACTCGCGGGATGGGACACCTGTGACGAATAACCGAGTAATATAGTAAGATATAGATCAACCCTTTCGACCGCTAATGCTATGACAGAAAACGTTCATCCCCACGAAATTCATAAATTCGGTTCGCAAGCCGAACGTTGGTGGGACCCGGGTGGCGAGCTTAGGACCTTGCACGAAGTGAATCCTTTGCGGTTGGAGTTTATTCGCCGATTCGCCGATATTTCGGATGCAAAGGTAGTGGACGTCGGCTGCGGAGGCGGCATTTTGACTGAAGGACTCGCACAGGCCGGGGCTAATGCGTTAGGCATCGATCTTAGCGACGAGCTGATCGACATCGCCGATTTGCACGGTTTGGAGACCGGGTGTAATGCCCGTTACGAGAAAATTAGCGCCGAGGCCTTGGCGGAACGCGAGCCGGCCGGTTTCGATCACGTGACTTGCATGGAGATGTTGGAACACGTCCCCGATCCCGCTTCCGTGGTTAGCGCTTGTGCACGTTTGGTCAAGCCCGAGGGGATGGTATTTTTTTCTACCTTGAATCGGGTGCCTAAAGCCTATTTATTGGCAATCGTGGCGGCTGAACATGTGTTGAAGATGGTGCCTAAAGGTACGCATGAATATAAAACCTTTATCAAGCCCTCCGAACTTAGCCATATGGCCCGGAGTAACGGCTTGGAACTGAAAGCGATGATAGGTATTCAATACAATCCGTTTAGTAAGCGGTTTAGTTTGGGCAAAGATGTGGACGTCAATTACATTGCCGCGTTTCAGCGTGTAGGCTGAGACGGATATGCCGGGATTTGATTTACAGTGCGTACTATTCGATTTGGACGGGACCCTGGTCGATACTGCGCCGGATTTGATCGCTTGTTTGCAGCGGACCTTGTTGCAATTCGGTTTGCCTGGTGTGGACAGTGCTACGGTCAAGCCGCAGATTTCCAGCGGTGCCTTGGCGATGATACGGCAAGCGGCGCCTGCCGCCGATGACGACGCGCAGCAAGAAATGCTGGCTTTCATGTTGACTTGTTATCAGGACAATATCGCAACCCACAGCCGTTTGTTTCCCGGTTTTTATGAGGCATTAAGCGCGATAGAGGCTTGGGGATTGAAGTGGGGGGTAGTAACCAATAAGCGTCAGCGTTTTACCCTGCCTTTAATGGAAGCATTGGGTTTAACGCCGCGTGCAGCTTGCATAGTCAGCGGCGACAGTACCGGCCACAGTAAACCGCATCCGGCGCCGATGTTCGCCGCGTGCGCCAGCGCCGGAGTCGGGCCGAAAAACTGCGTCTACATC containing:
- the ubiG gene encoding bifunctional 2-polyprenyl-6-hydroxyphenol methylase/3-demethylubiquinol 3-O-methyltransferase UbiG, with product MTENVHPHEIHKFGSQAERWWDPGGELRTLHEVNPLRLEFIRRFADISDAKVVDVGCGGGILTEGLAQAGANALGIDLSDELIDIADLHGLETGCNARYEKISAEALAEREPAGFDHVTCMEMLEHVPDPASVVSACARLVKPEGMVFFSTLNRVPKAYLLAIVAAEHVLKMVPKGTHEYKTFIKPSELSHMARSNGLELKAMIGIQYNPFSKRFSLGKDVDVNYIAAFQRVG
- a CDS encoding HAD family hydrolase, whose translation is MPGFDLQCVLFDLDGTLVDTAPDLIACLQRTLLQFGLPGVDSATVKPQISSGALAMIRQAAPAADDDAQQEMLAFMLTCYQDNIATHSRLFPGFYEALSAIEAWGLKWGVVTNKRQRFTLPLMEALGLTPRAACIVSGDSTGHSKPHPAPMFAACASAGVGPKNCVYIGDALHDITAGKSANMKTLAATYGYLRLNDEPRLWGADGLIENAEQLTGWIKDSLCR